From Anaerolineae bacterium, a single genomic window includes:
- a CDS encoding response regulator transcription factor — protein sequence MGTKILAITKNPDIFSKIFPSLMKSGYEVLFSSPSSDEMCRKLREKPDIIFVDALSLNLVWLRDVSTFIKNKAYMLPVLLLTSKGKHVPIEADEVIYEPITWRKLFPRLRKLVGTKRFLKSGEVTLDLLQRMLIVGGKEHHLTPKLAQLLEIFMRNRGKILTRPYLIKKVWNTDYVDDTRTLDVHICWLRRLLPENYLKTVKKIGYKFDVPSAED from the coding sequence ATGGGGACGAAAATTCTGGCAATTACCAAGAATCCTGACATTTTTTCTAAAATTTTTCCGTCGCTGATGAAATCCGGATACGAGGTCCTTTTTTCCTCTCCCTCTTCCGATGAGATGTGTCGGAAGCTTCGGGAGAAGCCGGATATCATCTTTGTGGACGCTCTGTCCCTGAACCTGGTCTGGTTGAGGGATGTTTCAACGTTTATAAAGAATAAAGCTTACATGCTCCCCGTTCTTCTCCTCACCTCCAAAGGAAAGCATGTCCCCATAGAAGCCGACGAGGTTATCTATGAGCCGATAACCTGGCGGAAGCTATTCCCCCGTTTGAGGAAACTGGTGGGAACTAAAAGGTTCCTTAAGAGCGGGGAGGTTACCCTTGATTTGCTCCAGCGGATGTTGATCGTGGGAGGGAAAGAACACCACCTGACCCCCAAGCTGGCCCAGCTTTTGGAAATCTTCATGCGGAACCGGGGGAAGATCCTCACCAGGCCCTACCTCATCAAAAAGGTGTGGAACACCGATTACGTGGATGACACCCGTACCCTGGATGTCCACATCTGCTGGCTCCGCAGGCTGCTTCCGGAAAATTACCTTAAAACCGTCAAAAAAATAGGCTACAAATTTGATGTCCCATCAGCTGAAGATTAG
- a CDS encoding fused MFS/spermidine synthase — MSHQLKIRILVFASGFVSLGVEITAARLMERHLGSTLWAWSTLIGLVLSYLSLGYLLGGRLADRYPYPALLYRIAFLAGLCTGLIPIASPVLFALAHSSGPAGKFPDLISIAVFFLGMAFLLLPPVTLMGAIGPFALRLSIRHVGETGKIGGAIFALSTTGSILGTIVPPFLLIPFLGTTRTFLVLAFILMVTSLLGIVPGARGRTFFYLALIAAVIPLGLEAKIVPPFHGQILFEGESPYNYVWVIRMGHDVYLLLNEGLGVQSVYNPEEVLTGGIWDYFLVAPLFNQPPFSPSQVRSLCLIGLAGGTISRLYTTVYGPIPIDGIEIDPLVVEVAKKFMALESPNLNIIVDDGRRYLTRSSKLYDVIAVDAYRPPYIPFHLTTREFFLEVKKHLSPGGVLAINVAHPPHDYRLVNAIAATVASVFPSVYVIDEPPGDHPVANSLVVGTASRTRPENFAINLAFVENPYLLQVAKRALTGLKVFTGGSSILTDDHAPVEHLTHMAILDYIRGQR; from the coding sequence ATGTCCCATCAGCTGAAGATTAGGATCCTGGTATTTGCAAGTGGGTTCGTCTCCCTGGGAGTTGAGATAACCGCTGCCAGGCTCATGGAGAGACATCTGGGCTCAACCCTGTGGGCCTGGTCCACTCTGATTGGCCTTGTCCTTAGTTATCTTTCTCTGGGATACCTGCTGGGGGGCAGGCTCGCCGATAGATACCCATATCCAGCGTTGCTTTACCGCATTGCTTTCTTAGCAGGCCTTTGCACCGGGCTCATACCCATTGCCTCACCGGTACTTTTCGCTCTGGCTCACTCCTCAGGCCCGGCAGGAAAATTTCCGGATTTAATCTCCATTGCTGTCTTCTTTCTGGGAATGGCTTTCCTGCTTTTACCCCCTGTCACCCTCATGGGCGCCATAGGCCCTTTCGCTCTCAGGCTATCCATCCGCCACGTTGGTGAGACCGGGAAAATAGGGGGGGCCATCTTCGCTCTTTCAACCACAGGAAGCATCCTCGGCACCATCGTCCCCCCCTTTCTTCTGATACCCTTCCTGGGGACAACAAGAACGTTCCTGGTCCTGGCTTTCATCCTTATGGTAACATCTCTGCTGGGGATTGTTCCCGGTGCAAGGGGGCGAACTTTTTTCTATTTAGCCCTTATAGCGGCAGTTATTCCTCTTGGTCTGGAGGCTAAAATCGTCCCCCCCTTTCACGGCCAGATCCTTTTTGAAGGAGAATCACCGTATAATTACGTGTGGGTAATCCGGATGGGCCACGATGTCTACCTGCTCCTCAACGAAGGGTTGGGAGTTCAATCCGTTTACAACCCCGAAGAGGTGCTTACGGGAGGAATCTGGGATTATTTCCTGGTAGCCCCCCTCTTCAATCAGCCGCCATTTTCTCCTTCTCAGGTGAGAAGTCTCTGCCTGATAGGGCTGGCCGGTGGCACTATCTCCAGGCTTTACACGACCGTTTATGGCCCAATTCCTATAGACGGAATAGAGATAGACCCTCTGGTGGTGGAAGTAGCTAAGAAATTCATGGCTCTGGAAAGCCCCAACCTCAACATTATAGTGGACGATGGCCGCCGTTACCTCACCCGCTCCAGCAAGCTCTATGATGTAATAGCCGTTGATGCCTATCGCCCTCCATACATCCCCTTCCACCTCACCACCAGGGAATTCTTCCTGGAGGTTAAGAAACATCTGAGCCCTGGAGGAGTCCTGGCTATAAATGTCGCACACCCACCCCACGATTACCGCCTGGTCAATGCTATCGCCGCAACGGTCGCCTCGGTGTTCCCGAGCGTTTATGTGATTGATGAGCCCCCCGGCGATCACCCCGTGGCTAACTCTCTGGTGGTGGGAACCGCTTCCAGAACTCGTCCAGAAAATTTCGCCATTAACCTGGCTTTCGTGGAAAATCCATACCTGTTGCAAGTTGCGAAGAGGGCCCTAACCGGGTTAAAAGTTTTCACAGGGGGAAGCAGCATTCTAACGGACGACCACGCACCAGTGGAACATCTCACCCATATGGCAATCCTGGATTACATAAGGGGGCAGAGATGA
- a CDS encoding Xaa-Pro peptidase family protein has product MGLQKLREFIASRGLDGFLVTNPENRRYLSGFTGSAGVLLITPDSAYIATDFRYYEQVARECPSFVLVKVEKQFADVLPKMLDEAKVKVLGFESPYLTVEEYRKWRRLTRKVKWVPCEDIVGKIRSVKSPQEIQTIRRAVSLADEAFHHICQVLRPGMSEKEAAWEIEHFMRTHGADKVAFDLIVASGPNGALPHARASDRIIKEGEPVVIDIGCVVDGYCSDLTRTVVLGRADERFREVYSVVLKAQDKAERAIKAGMRARRADSIARRVIEKAGYGPHFGHGLGHGIGLNVHEKPTVGKASGDILQSGNVITVEPGIYLPGWGGVRIEDVVLVREDGVEILTRSPKGLEFAVL; this is encoded by the coding sequence ATGGGCCTACAGAAACTCAGAGAATTTATCGCCTCCAGGGGCCTTGATGGCTTCCTGGTAACTAACCCTGAGAACCGCCGCTACCTTTCGGGTTTTACCGGTTCCGCAGGAGTCCTTCTCATCACCCCCGATTCCGCTTACATCGCCACCGATTTCCGTTATTACGAGCAGGTAGCGCGGGAGTGCCCTAGTTTCGTGCTGGTCAAAGTGGAAAAGCAGTTTGCCGATGTCCTCCCGAAGATGCTGGATGAAGCGAAGGTGAAAGTCCTGGGCTTTGAAAGCCCCTATCTTACTGTGGAAGAATACAGGAAATGGCGCAGGCTGACCCGTAAAGTCAAATGGGTGCCCTGCGAGGATATCGTGGGTAAAATCCGGAGTGTGAAATCCCCACAGGAAATCCAGACCATCCGCAGGGCAGTATCCTTGGCCGACGAAGCCTTCCATCACATATGTCAGGTCCTCCGCCCTGGTATGAGCGAGAAGGAAGCTGCCTGGGAGATTGAGCACTTCATGCGAACCCATGGAGCGGATAAAGTGGCTTTTGATTTGATTGTGGCTTCGGGGCCCAACGGGGCTTTACCTCATGCTAGGGCCTCTGACCGAATTATTAAAGAAGGCGAACCTGTTGTGATTGACATCGGCTGTGTGGTGGATGGCTACTGCTCGGATCTCACCCGGACCGTTGTCCTGGGCAGGGCTGATGAGCGCTTTCGGGAGGTTTACTCCGTTGTCCTCAAAGCCCAGGATAAGGCTGAAAGGGCTATAAAAGCTGGAATGCGGGCTCGCCGGGCCGATTCCATCGCTCGCAGGGTAATTGAAAAGGCCGGATACGGGCCCCACTTCGGCCATGGCCTGGGCCACGGAATAGGGCTTAATGTCCATGAAAAGCCTACGGTGGGGAAGGCCTCCGGGGATATCCTGCAATCGGGAAACGTCATAACCGTGGAGCCCGGAATATACCTTCCCGGCTGGGGAGGGGTCCGAATTGAGGACGTAGTTCTGGTCAGGGAGGACGGAGTGGAAATATTGACCCGTTCTCCCAAAGGGCTTGAGTTTGCGGTGCTGTGA